The genomic segment TCCAGCAGACCCTGCGGGCAAGGATGCCAGCACAGAAGTAATAATTTGTTGAACATCCTCAGCAGAAAGGCCTTGGTTCCTGGAGCGGCGGTATCCTGAAATTTCCTCTTCATCGGACATTCCGGTTAATTCAGGATATACTAGAGTCCAGTCTACCTCTTCGTGAATTGGCTCAAAAGCGGAGAAGAAGAATATTATTGATTCCGTACCCATACCTAGGAAAAGCATGGTACCAGCACCTTTCAGGTGAAGAATTTTGAAAAGTGCACCAAGAATTACCACTGAAGCACCCCATCCGTAAAGGTACTTCATGAAGGTTTTCCATTTCTTGGATGTTACAATTTCTTCTATGCTGATCTTCATAACTGTAATGTTTTCAATTAGTAAAATTCATCACTTCTACTTAGCTCCGAGGTAAGAACGAACGCAACGGAATCCAATATAAGACTTGGCTGAGTCCTGATACTCGTAGGTACGTGAACCAACCTGAAGGAAGAAGCTAATATCTTTCCACGAACCGCCACGAACCACCTTACGCTTTAGCGCTGGTAGATCGGATGGTTTAGTGTTGTACTTATAATCGGGATTCATATCGTGCATAAAAGAGTATGCACTTTCATCGTAGGCGTTGGCTGTCCACTCAGCAACGTTTCCAGCCATATCGTATAGTCCATAATCATTTGGTTCATAAGTGCCAACGGGGATTGGTATTAAACCACCGTCGTCAACATAGTTACCACGGAGGGGTTTGAAGTTGGCCAGGAAGCATCCCTCCATATTACGGGTGTAAGGTCCGCCCCAAGGATACATGCTGTGGTTCAAATTACCACGGGCAGCATACTCCCATTCAGTTTCGGTAGGTAAGCGGTAATCCTGAATGGTAATACCTTCAGGGGCAAGAAACTTATTGAGTGTTTGGGTTCTCCAAATACAGAAAGCAGTTGCCTGTTTCCATGTAACGCCAACAACAGGGTAATTGTCGAATGCAGGATGCCAGAAGTAACTATTGGTGTAAGGTTCATTGAACGCATAGGTAAAATCGGCTACCCAACAAAGAGTATCGGGGTAAACGTTTACCTTATCGCGCATGATAAAACTCTGGCGGTTATCAACCTTAACCTTCTCTCCTAGGCTGTTTATAACCTCACCCTGGTCGTAACTGAGGGTTTCGTAGTTATAGCGGTTGCGTTTTTGAGCTGCTTGCTTAATATCAATCCAGTAATACTCAAAGAATAGTTTACGGGTATCAATCTCCTTACGACCAAAAAGTTCATCCTCTTTGGAATAGTATAGGGCATTTAGGACTTCGCGTTGCTCCTCATCTTCCATATCAATTGGAACTTCCCAGTTGAGAACAGGAGGATCCAGAGGGTTCCCGAACTGGTCCTCTGTGATTAGGAACTCATCGTTTATTTCACCAAGTAGGCGACGTGCAATGGAGTCGCGAACATAGTAAACAAACTGCCGGTACTGGTTATTAGTAATTTCAGTTTGATCCATCCAGAAAGCATCAACCGAAACCGTTTTGGTAGGAGCATTAATTGCCCAGGCAACATCCTGATCATTGCTACCCAGAGTAAATGAACCCATGGGAATGAACACCATTCCCAGCGGTGTTGGCTCGCTGAAACTTCTACGTCCTGGAACACCCGTTAACTCGCCAGTATTGCCAGGTCCACAACCATAAAGTAGGGACGCCAAAATACCTATGGAGAGAAATTTTTTCATAAGGCATCGTTTATTAAGCAAATAACGTAATTTTTTTCGTTCAATTGTAAAAATATGTTACAAAAATCTCAAACTTTTATACTGTTGGGGTGGCTTTTCCTTATTTAGCTGGAAGTTATACCCCATGTAAAACTCGTGAGAACCGTTGTTGTACTTACTTATTTTACTGGTACTAAATTCATAAGCATACCCAAACTTAATACCATTAAAAAGTTCAAAACCAACCAAGCCAGTAATCGCCTCGCCCACACGGTAAGAAACGCCACCCCATACCTTTTTATTGTACCGAACAATTGTATTAAGCGATAATTTACTCGATTTTAAATCGCTGTGAACAATTACTGAAGGCTCAAACTGCCATGTGGGGTTTGGAAAATTAACAATATATCCACCAGTTAAGTAGTACTGACGGGTATACCGTGCAGGTAATGCTGCCTTATTAGTTTTGGTTTCGTTCAGGTGTAGCGCTGAGAACCCAAAAAACATGTACTCCGTATTGAAGTATAACCCTGCGCTGAGGTCAAAGTTGATTGAACTTTCCTTTTGATCAGGAATTGCCTCATCGCCACCACCAACGGGGTAATTCCATTTTGGGTCGAGCTTATTATTTACAAACCCAGCACCAACCCCAAATCCTAAATCGCCATTAATCAATTTAAATTTAAAACGGGCAGCATAGGCAATGTTAATGCCAAGGTCATTATTAAATCCATAGCTATCGTTCAGGATACTCAACCCAACTCCGCTCTTGAATCCAAAGGGCGATATTGGGGCATTTATGCCTAATGTATTGCTTAAGGGTGCACCATCGCCAAAACCTGCCCACTGGATGCGGCTGATGGCCCCAACCCCTATCATGTTGTTCTGACTTCCAGCGTATCCTGGATTTATAGTTAACGGGTTAAAGAGTATTTGATTGAACTGAGGGTCTTGCTGTCCGAAAGCATGGGACGACAGCAAAACGCTTAGTGTAGTGGCAAATACAAGTTTTCCAAATACTCTCATTGGTAGCTTTTAAAAATTAGTTTGCCTATATGAACCGAAAAGTAAAGTAAGTAAAAATTTTAAATTCATACAAATTTATTAACAAAATATGTTAACAAAAGTAACAGTAATGCTTTATACCTGCTTTTGCCTG from the Tenuifilum sp. 4138str genome contains:
- a CDS encoding PorP/SprF family type IX secretion system membrane protein codes for the protein MRVFGKLVFATTLSVLLSSHAFGQQDPQFNQILFNPLTINPGYAGSQNNMIGVGAISRIQWAGFGDGAPLSNTLGINAPISPFGFKSGVGLSILNDSYGFNNDLGINIAYAARFKFKLINGDLGFGVGAGFVNNKLDPKWNYPVGGGDEAIPDQKESSINFDLSAGLYFNTEYMFFGFSALHLNETKTNKAALPARYTRQYYLTGGYIVNFPNPTWQFEPSVIVHSDLKSSKLSLNTIVRYNKKVWGGVSYRVGEAITGLVGFELFNGIKFGYAYEFSTSKISKYNNGSHEFYMGYNFQLNKEKPPQQYKSLRFL
- a CDS encoding SUMF1/EgtB/PvdO family nonheme iron enzyme produces the protein MKKFLSIGILASLLYGCGPGNTGELTGVPGRRSFSEPTPLGMVFIPMGSFTLGSNDQDVAWAINAPTKTVSVDAFWMDQTEITNNQYRQFVYYVRDSIARRLLGEINDEFLITEDQFGNPLDPPVLNWEVPIDMEDEEQREVLNALYYSKEDELFGRKEIDTRKLFFEYYWIDIKQAAQKRNRYNYETLSYDQGEVINSLGEKVKVDNRQSFIMRDKVNVYPDTLCWVADFTYAFNEPYTNSYFWHPAFDNYPVVGVTWKQATAFCIWRTQTLNKFLAPEGITIQDYRLPTETEWEYAARGNLNHSMYPWGGPYTRNMEGCFLANFKPLRGNYVDDGGLIPIPVGTYEPNDYGLYDMAGNVAEWTANAYDESAYSFMHDMNPDYKYNTKPSDLPALKRKVVRGGSWKDISFFLQVGSRTYEYQDSAKSYIGFRCVRSYLGAK